Genomic segment of Acidimicrobiales bacterium:
AAGGCGATCGTCGTCACCGGTCGGTTCTCGACGGCCACCTCGACCCGCTCGCCGGGGCCCACCGAGAAGTCCACGGGGTGGTCCAACCCCTCGTAGCCGTCGGGCGCCCGGACCTCGGTGAGGCGGTAGTCGCCGGGCCGGAGCCGGACCTCGGCCGGGGCGTCGCCGGTGACGATCGGGTCGAGCCCGGTCTCGTAGGAGCCGTCGGCGTCGGCGTCGTAGGACAGGGCGAGCGTGGCGCCGGCGACCGGTTCGCCCGTCGACGCGTCGACCTTGGTGACCCGCGCCCAGCCGGGGAGCGCCTCGTCGGCGACCTCAACGGCGGCCCGGTCCCCTGCGGCGACCTCGACGGGCCACGGGCCGGCCGGCCGGTACCCGGGCGGCGGCTCGACCTCCCGCACCTCGTACCTGCCGGGCGGGACCGGGAGCTCGTCGGTCCACCCGTCGTCCCCGGTGACCAGCGTGCCGACCGGCGCGGCGGTGCCGTCGCCGCCGGCCGGCACGACGTCGAACCGGGCACCGACGACGGGCAGGTAGGCCTCGGCGTCGCCGACCTTGTGCACACGGACCGACGACGGAGGCGGCGAGAAGCCGGCCTCGGCCCGTAGGGCGACCACGCCGGGGACGGCGACCCTCTGCGCCGGCGTGGACGAGGAGGCGTACGCGTGCAGCACCGGGTCGGGCGCCTGGCCGGCTGCGGTGAACCGGCTCCCGCCGGGCCCGGCGGTGAACGGGAACGTGGCCGTGCCGTCCGCACCGGTGACGCCCGATGAGTCGCCGTCGAGCCGGGCGCCCTCGGCCGTGACCCGCACGGCGACGCCGGCCACCCCGTTCCCGCCGCCGTCGACCACGGCGACCGTCAACGTCCCCGCGCCGCCAGGTTCGGCCTCGGTGGCCGTGGCAGTCATCGAAAGCGCGCCACGCACCGCGGCGTGGGCCACCGCGTCCGCCTTGATCGCCCTCGCGCGGGCGACGACGTCGGCCTCCGCGCCGTCGAACCCGGTGAGCGCCGCGGGCTCGAGCGCGTCGACGTCGAGCGGGCCGTCGGGATACGTCGCGCCCATGAGGTCGTGGAGCACGAGCATGAGCGCGGCGGCGCCGACGCGGTCCGGCTCGGCACCGGTCGAACCGAGCGCCCACGCCATCGCCGCCTGCGTGTCGGCCGGGACCGCGGAGAGGTCCGCCGGCACGTAGCCGAACTCGGCGTCGGGCGCGGCGCTGCCGTGGTCGATGCACCAGGCGGTGCCGAGGTCGCCCATGCCGTAGCTGCCGTACCAGCTCGACCAGCCGGCCACGGTCGCCGACCAGCCGAGGCCGTGGACGACCTCGGCGGACGCCCGTCGCGGTGAGGCCACGAGGCCGACCCCCGCGAGCACGAGGACGGCGCCGACGGCGGCGAGCAGGCGGGCCCACCACGCCACCGGACGATCCGGCGGTCGAC
This window contains:
- a CDS encoding SpaA isopeptide-forming pilin-related protein — protein: MAWWARLLAAVGAVLVLAGVGLVASPRRASAEVVHGLGWSATVAGWSSWYGSYGMGDLGTAWCIDHGSAAPDAEFGYVPADLSAVPADTQAAMAWALGSTGAEPDRVGAAALMLVLHDLMGATYPDGPLDVDALEPAALTGFDGAEADVVARARAIKADAVAHAAVRGALSMTATATEAEPGGAGTLTVAVVDGGGNGVAGVAVRVTAEGARLDGDSSGVTGADGTATFPFTAGPGGSRFTAAGQAPDPVLHAYASSSTPAQRVAVPGVVALRAEAGFSPPPSSVRVHKVGDAEAYLPVVGARFDVVPAGGDGTAAPVGTLVTGDDGWTDELPVPPGRYEVREVEPPPGYRPAGPWPVEVAAGDRAAVEVADEALPGWARVTKVDASTGEPVAGATLALSYDADADGSYETGLDPIVTGDAPAEVRLRPGDYRLTEVRAPDGYEGLDHPVDFSVGPGERVEVAVENRPVTTIAFRKVPVGPTDPDQVVLAGAVFEVRPEGGGEPVGSRTTDEQGRCSLPVGAVDIGQRYCWVEVEAPPGFGTAEPGCVDVPAAGTVTTVEVREPSHHTEVTGDKVDAETGEPVAGATYDLYRQPADGHDGLPAPQAPGDAVVVDGAVWVARATSDEHGTVAWGPQVPGAVYCAREHDAPDGYRLDPSLRCTPAPLAPGEAAVIRLPDRPEATPPTTAPPTTAPPTTAPPTTAPPTTAPPTTAPPTTAPPTTAPPTT